CTGAAATTTAccttatttttcagtttttggtaaACTTACCTTTTTTAAATCCCTGTCAAACCTCTGTTTATCACTtacctttgtaccatttcagatTATTCACTAGAATTAAACTgcttgaacaaaaaaatttggaTGTTCGAAGTAATTTTTTACCAATATTATAAATTAAAACGATGCAAATCTGGATAACACACTAGTAGTTAGCTTTAATATCAGTAGTATTTTGGGttcaaaatgcatgcatttactattTTGACTCTgtataagagtgtctgctgaattaCTTGTTATTACCTTGGTAGGAGCAGTCCCTGGACTCAGCTGTGAGGCGTTCTACCACAGATGTCTCCAAATCATCCATGCCTCGCTACCGCCGCTCCAAGTCCCTGGACCGAAGAGCTGCGGATGCCACGGTGTGTCAGATCACTTGGGATATCTACTTTCTTAAACTGTACCTAGCCAAATCCCGATAACAAATGTGCTGGTTTGCCAAAAAACAATCTTGCCAATTAGATTAACTAACACTACTCCAGTGAACAATATATAGAGTTGTGTGGTAAAGTACGGTGGGATGGGGAAGAGTGGAAGAATCATTGGATAGAAAAGGACATTGGATGTAGATTTTGTTTGGTTCACTCATTTGAGTTTGTAGAATTGCTTAATTAATTTCAGAGAACCGAGTTTGCATTTCAAACAAGCTGAATGTTAAGTGGGCAATCAGAGTTAGTACATGTCTGTGACATCACATACCGGCTCTCACCCTCCACAACAACACCAATCTGGCGAATGCAACTCACTCCCTTAATCACAACACCAACCCGGCAATTGCAACTCACCCCACAGATCACAATCACTGGAATTCTAGTCACCTGTTCACTCACCTGTTATCAATCAGCACCGCTATTTTGTTCCATTCAAACCACACTGTCATTGTGAGGTATTGGTTTGCAGTTCAGCAACTGTCATTGAGTATAGTCATTTATAGATTGTCTACCGTGAACCGAATCGCCTTTCGTCTTCCCTCACTGACAACGTTTGTGCCTAATCCTCTTGTACCTTCGCTCCAGAGATCCTGACCTTGACCTACTGCCTGTTCCGTGAACTCGACCATCAGTTTTGACTATTGCCAGTTCTTACTGACCATTCTCCTGGATTCACACTCTGTACCGTTGCCTCAATTCAACTAGCGATCTATGCTTGAATCTGTATCTGCCTCCTGGGATTCATTACAGAATACCTCACCACGATGGATTCAGCAGAGCTCCCCGCCACCTGTCCCAAGATCCTACATGGAGATACCAAAGAAATATGATGAAATGCTAGGGCAATGTCAGGGGTTCCTTCTCCAGTCCTTCCTCTTCATGTCCCACCATGCGGATTACCTCATCACAGACAAGGTGCACTTTCTTATCTCCCTGCTCACTGGCAGAACTTTGGAGTGGGCTACAGCCCTTTGGTCCTCCAACCATCCAGTACTAACGACGGAGGCAGGCTTCTGCACAAGTGTTCAACCACTCAGTGACCGGATGCAGTGTGGGTGATCTCTTGTGCAAGATTCAGCAGGGCAAGAGATCAGCCGCCGAATATGCCCtagagttccggaccctggcttCCTCTGTATAGGGCCACAATGTCACTAGAccaccctgtctcagacccaaggtcttacgctgctatattattgtgctgggggagtagggtcagttctcctccttctccactacagatccttgtagatctaaggaatgcattttctacattttccctgtctcctgccattttaaacttaggaggacatgtgGTCTTGGCCCatacctgaggagtaccaggcttgaaagacccgttgctgtccctgtccaaagtcctcctggttgtgttgcagatcaagacgatacctgacgatttcagctgccactgtgctgtgCTGGTGGTGTACATTGACGATATCCTCATTTACTCTGACAATCGGTCTGACCAATCGGTCCAGCATGTCAAACAGGTACTACAACGCCTAAGAGAACCCTTGACTTACGTGATGGGGGAAAAGAGCGAGTTCCACATTACCACCGTGGCCTTCCTCGGGTTTGTCCTCATACCTGGGGGTGTTGGCATGGCTGACAGTAAAGTAACCGTGGTAGTCAACTGGCCCAGGCCTCGTACTGTGAAGGATCTTCAGCGGTTCCtggggtttgccaatttctattGACGTTTCATACGTAACTTTCCCATGTGCTTTCTTCTTGTCCAAGCTGTCCCCCGCAGAACGCATTTACGACGTGTGTAACCGGGAACTGTTGGCCATCAAACTGGTGCTAGAAGAGTGGAGGCattggttagaaggggccaggCATCCCTTCTTGGTGTTAACAGATCACCACCTGCATTGTTGCTCCCATTCGATGGGAATTCATGGATGCCATCCAAGGGGCTTGATCGAGGATCCCACTCCTGTGGATACTCTGCCCGGGAAGACGTACAAGCCTGCCGCGATGCATCCCCAACTACTCCAATGGACCCACATGTCTTTGACCTCCAGACACCCTGGGGTTACATGCACCATCGAACTGCTGTCCCATCGGTTCTGGTAGTCCTCCTTCTGGGATGATGTCCGCAATTTCATTTTATCCTGTCCAATCTAAGACACCTTGTCACACACCTGTTGGCAAACTCAAGCCCCTTCCTGTGCCACACCGACCATGGTCACACATAGCCATGGACTTCATTACTGATCTCCCTGAGTCCTCTGGGCATACCACTATTCTGGTCATGGTTGACCGGTTTTCTAAAATGTGCCGTCTTGTACCTCTTCCCAAGCTTCCCACCGCCACAGAGACGGCTGACTGCGTCTTCGACCAGGTGTTCCACTTCTATGGGATTCCAGAGCAGATTGTGTTTGATCGGGGTCCACTGTTCACATCCAGGGTCTGGAGGGCTTTCTGTGACCGTCTGGGGATCACGGTCAACCTCTCCTTGGGCTACCACCCGGAATCAAATGGCCAGACAGAACGTCTCAACCAGGAGAAAGGGAAATATCTGCAGCAGTACAGCTCCTCTAACCAGACCGACTGGAGTCGTTACCTACCGTGGGCAGTGTACGCCCAAAGCTTGCTCTTCCATACTTCTCTCCGTCTGACCCCGTTCCAGTGCATGTTGGGCTACTAACCTCTATTGTTCCCTTGGGAGGCCACACCCAGTCATGTGGACACGGTGGACAAATTGTTCAGACGCAGCATGCAGGTGTGGGAGTCTGCTCATGTCCATCCCTAAGCAGAAGTCCTTTGCTGACTGTTGCCACCCCCCTATTCCAGGTGGGGCAACATGTGTGGCTGTCCACCAAGGACATCCGTCTCCGTCTCCCCTCCAGGAAGCTGAGTCCCAGGTACATCGGTCCGTTCAAGATCCTGAAGCATATTAACCCTGTCACTTATCGCCTGCAGCTCCCTAAGTCGTCCCGGATTTCGCCCACGTTCCATGTGTCACTCCTTAAGCCTGTTCACTATAGCCCTGTGCATCAGCCCCTCTCTTGCTATGGGTTTCCCCCTCTGCTGGATGTCAGGGGCAAGCGGGTGTACTCTGTTCATGCTCTGCTGGGCTCCAGGAGGCGTAGGGGTTTCCTTCAGTACCTGGTTGAGTGGGAGGGGTATATCCCGGAGAGACGCTCCTGGGTTCCAGCCAGGACATCCTGGATCTGTCTCTGAATGTGGCATTTCATCGGTACCATCCTGATTGCCCTGCGCCCTGGAAGCGGGGCAGGCCTCGTGGTAGGTCCATTGGGGCGTCGGAAGACGCCTGTGGACGGGGGTACTGTGACATCACGTACTGGCTCACACCCTCCACAACAACAGATCACAAACACCGGAATTCTAGTCACCTGTTCACTCAACTGTTATCAATCAGCACCACTAATTAGTTCCATTCAGACCACTCTGTCCTTATGAGTTACTGTTTTGCAGGTCAGCAACCGTCATTGAGTATAGTCGTTTATAGTTTGTCAACCTTGTTCCGCCttttgttttccctcactgaCAACGTCTGTGCCTACTCCACTTCTACCTTCGCCTGCACTGGTTGGATACTCACGGTTTTGACTATTGCCAGTTCTTACTAACCATTCTTCAGGATTCACGCTCTGTACCGTTGCCTCTATTAAACTAGCGCTCTGTGCTTGAATCTGTATCTGCCTCCTGGGATTCATTACAATGTtccagtaataataatattgtaatattactgattattataatttttaatgTACCTTATGAAGTAATTAATTCATTATATAACCTACTATTGATAATCTAACTCTTTTAACTGTTTGTCTGGCTTGTAACTAGTAGAGGTCACTTTTTTCAAGTGAATCCGGTATGAAAATGATATAAATCCTGGCAGATTTTTAACCCATGCTATGCCAGCGGACGTGACTTAGACCACTAGACACCCCCCACAGCTTGGTTGACCTCAATCAGcttacaatgttttaaaatgataacaTATCGTGTCCCTTCCCAGCCTGACCTTCTCAACTTCAAAAAGGGCTGGATGACTAAATTGGCTGAAAATGGCCAGGTGAGTTGTTTATAATCAttgtgtgtgtaactgtatgtgtttgtgcattcAAATGACCTTTTTTAATTGAGTGTTCATCGATCTTTAGTGGAAGAAGCACTGGTTTGTTCTGACTGATCACACACTGAGGTTCTACAGAGATGCTGTTGCTGAAGAGGTATAGATGATGTTATTCTTAAtatctatataaaaaaaaaaaattctgccaAAGTTGTTTGAGAATTTCATTGTATGCATGTGAGGGGGAGCATTTTGTTCTCTGCATGTCCAAAATTGtctttttgtataattttatttcaggctGCTGATATGCTTGGTGAGGTTAACCTGTCAACTTGTTTTGACATCACAGACTACCCAGTTCAAAGGAACTATGGTTTCCAGATCCATGTAAGTAGATATACTTAACCTTCTGTCAAAAAATGAAAGCAGAAATCACATTGAGGCTCTCCTCCCCACCACCCAGACGGCAGATGGAGTGATCACCCTTTGTGCCGTGACTTCTGGGACCCGGAGGAACTGGGTCCAGGCTGTCATGAAAAACATCAGGCCCACAGTGGCCCCAGATGTCACAAGGTAAAGGTCATTTCTCCAGAAGAGAAATTGAGGTAGGCTTTATTGATTTACTTTAAATCCAATAAAAGGCAGACAATACAAAACAACTGTTTGTAATGAAAAATGGCATCTATCACAGAACCCCTCAATCTCCTGATTGTCAAaaaagtcttttttttattttcctgctCTGTCCTCCATGCTGCCCTGTAGGAAAAACATGATACTGATACTGTCCTCTCTCAGAGCCAGGTTAAAACCTCTGGGGTTAAAACCTCTTCAACCTTAGACATGACTGTCTCTACGTACAATGACCAGACCTGGGTCAAAATCAttacaataaatgtttatttgcttAATTGGGACCAATTCCTTCTGTACCTCTGGCACTCCAGGAACAGAGTTCTCTACTTTTGATGCTAGGTCTGATGTACATTAAATGTAGATATTGTTTTTCTAGAACAAGACTAGTTTATTTTGTCATAGCAAGCTGTCATAGTGTTATGTGATGATTTGACAAGGATAAATTCTCTTCTATATCTTTGGTATTTCAGTTCTTTTTCAGAGCAGAATGTGCCACCAGTGCTACAAGATCAAACCCCTAATGAGATGCGCTCAGCAGAGGAAGATGGGGATACAGATCAAAGAAAGAACAGCAAAATCCGTGATCGTCGTCGCGAGGGGCGCTACAAAACCTTTGATTGGGCTGATTTCAGTCGCCAAAAGAGCAAAGAAGAGGCGGAGCCCCGTAGACAGACACTTCCTCTGGCAGGATGGGACAACAAAGCCAGCGGTAGCCCCTACCCTAGCTCCTCCTCCCCTGCATCCTCTCCGGTAGCCTCATGCTATTCCTCCATGGCATCATCCTCGGCCTCTCAGTGCCTCAGAGAGACTGCGACTTATCAAGAGGTGGAGGGGAAAGATGAGAAAACCGCTCCACCCATGCTTACCCAGGCAACATCCACGGTTACTTCTTTAAAGGAGACAAGCGACGCTGAGACCAAAACTCCCACAAGAACCCCAACACTTCATACTCAAAATAAGTATTTTCAAAGAAGTGCTTCGGAGTTGGACAGCGGCTCCACCTTTCCTACACCAGATATGTCGGTTGGGCATGGCGATGCTGTCTACATCCCTACAGACGCTCCTGTGAATGTCCCTAGCGTTGACCTTAGCGATTGCCTTGTAAACAGAACTAGCGTCAATCCTGGTGAAGGCCTTGGCAATGTACAGATGGAGACCACACCGGTGAGACAAGAGGGGCAGTCAGTTAATCCCATCAGTTACTCAGACCAATCCCCTGAAGAGATGGAACAGTCATCTGATCCTCAGACTTTACCACTGGTCAAAGAGGTGTGTACTGTGGTCAGAGTGTGATTTTGGCTAGCAATAGGCTTGTGTTTGCTTGAGTGTGTTTGAGCATTGTTTGTGGTGGTTTGTGCTTTAAGAGtgttgtcagtttttttttttttagcaagttTTTGTGTCTTTAGCTGGAGCGGACACTGAGAGAGTTGTCCAGACTCCAGCAGGTGAACATCAGTTTGGAGGAACAGCTGCAGCAGGAGAAGGAACACAATGCCAGGGAGAGCCACTTATTGCAGGTCTGACAAAATGTGAATTCTTAAAGAAGCACTTCACCCTGGGGTCTCCTTAGGTGGCATCATGTCTGAGAGATTTCCTGGGCAGAGAGATTTGTGCCACACAATTGGCTAGAAGGAgcaaagtttgttttatgtgcATCAAAAATCCTGGAGTATTATATCACTGTGTGGACAAAGATGAAAGCGATCTGAAAGTATCATGaagccatgttttgtttcagtttgGTAAGACTCAATCACAAGTTGATAGAGCCATCTGATGTATTTCAGCAATGTTACTATGAGCAGATATATTGCTAAATTTACGAGGTGTCTACATTATTCCTCCTTTTAAGATACAAAAATTTGAGGCCATTATTTCCTGCCCTGCCATAGTCCCTCCCATCCACAGGTTATTTTAAACATCAAACCTGGATACTGCTAGCCAGCTAACTTTACAATAACAGCACAATGACTTGTTGTCATGATTTGAAGGATTACCTTTTGGAAATGATATGGGCCATACATGTTTGAAGTTTGCTACTGTGCTGCGGATTTGAAAGACAGTGGTAGCTGGATATTATTGAGATTATCTTTTCCAGTGAAACTTTTTCAAATATGTTCAACAATAATTTAGACCTCAAAGGTTTAACAGAACCAAAACAGCAAATGTCTATTAATTTGTGCCTTGCTTAAATAAAAAGTAGGAAACAAACAGTGGGAAATTACTGCTTATTTTGGCTACGTTATGAAGATACAGTAACCATTTGTATTTGGCTAGTAAtctactgtaaaacatttagtcTGCTCTTTTTACATATGGCTTGTTACTGTCGTTATGATGGCAAATTATTTGAGCCTTGCTTATTGAAAACCCTGTCTGTGGAATTAACTATTGAGGTCTGTGGCCAGCATTTTACTGTTTAATGTAttaacaaatgcaaatgcagtTACTATTGCAGATATTTGAGCTACTGATTTAATGGAAagttgagaaagcatgaattCTTAACTATTTCTACGGGTAAATGTGTGTTCAACTGCACCAGCCAATCACACAAAGGTATAGCATCCTctttttagatatggcaagttaaaatacaaattgaTTTGAGTCTCACTTATTAAAAACTGTGGCTATGAGAGTTGAGTCACAAGCAATCTTCTGTACAATGCCTACTATTTGAAACATTGCTATACTTGCAACAAACGTTGATATACATTGATACAttcatatatattcatatacattCATATAACAACCAGATTTAGTGGAAATTAGAGTGAGTGGGAATTCTAAATTCTagtggaaaatgtgtgttaatcTTAGTGTTTCTTGCCAAGTAACTGGAAAGGAAGAAATTGCTTGTTAAAAGGAAATTGTTAATGGAATTGTTGGTGACCATCATATAACGACCAGATTTGGTGTATAGTTGAGTGCATGAATTCTCATTGCTAttggtaaatgtgttttattgttaatgttAGTTGGTATGTTAAATAAGCAGTGTAAATGCAAACAGTGTGTTTACCACGATCTGTTTACTTATGGGTGCACACTTCTGCGTTGGCTTGTAATAATCAGCgttgatgtttaaaaaaaaaaggtattctAAAAAGTACTGACTAATCTGATCACTGTTTTGTTAGGGAAGAATTGCTAtgaattttatatatatatttcacgaACAGATCGATAAAGAGGAAGTAGATtctacagcaacattttaatgtaattatcaTTGCTGGTTATAGCACTTCCAAACTTTGTATAACTACAGATACCTCTTTAGAAaagtaattcattttaattaatagaCAGTTAAGGGTGCAATACAGGAATCAGAAAGGCATATGCAAAAAACTTCCCATTccaaacagaaagagaggagagacattttgaaataaacttgcctaattgaaataaatgttcCTTTCTTTCAGAATGGGCTGCTGATTTCTTCTAACCCATCCTCTTCAGCACAGGCATGTGCTTGGCAGCGCCTTCAGAAGCTGAACCAGGACCTGCGGTTTGAGCTAGAGGCACAGAGGAGTAGCCAAGAGGAGGCGCAAGAGACTGAGCTGCAGCGTAGAGCTGAGCTTATTGCCTTACAAGCGCGGGCTTTGAGTGCAGGAGAGGCTGCATCTCTTGCATGTGCTGAGCTAGAGCAGGAGCGTCAGCGTTTCCGGGAGATGCAAGAAGAGGGGGAGCGTGACCGCAGACAGGAAGTGGAGCGTCTGCGTCAGCGGTTACAGGAGGTGACAACCCGGCTGCGAGCCACACTGGAGGCGCAATCCATAAAGGAGGAGCGCTTGCAAAAGCACCTGGGCCTCCTGCAGGAGAGTcaggaaagggagagggggagactgGGGGCAAGCCTGGCCCACTCTGAGTGCCGGATGCAGGACCTGCAGGAGCGCCTACAGAGGGCTGAGCAGCAAGTGGAGACATTGCAGAAGGGCCAGGTGCAGGATCAGCCGTGGGCTAAGAAAGGTGAGGTGGCGGAGGCTCAGCAGCAGCTGCAAGAAGAGCTGGCCCGGACTTTGGCGGCTGTTGAGCGgctgcagagggagggagagcagcTGGAGACACGGTGCCAGGAGCTGCAGAACCAACTGGCCGAGGCGGACGGGGAGGTTGGTCGGCTGAGGAGCCGTCTGCAGACTGAAGAGACTGACTACTACAACCTGGAACACTCCTACGAGAGGGTGTGTGAGGAACTGCAGCAAGCTTTAGGACAGGCgcaggacagggagacagcaGCCCGGGAGAGCTACAACAGGCTACTGGAGAGAAAGGAACAAGAGCTGAGTGAAGCCTTGGTTAAGATGGCTGCCCTAGGAAGCAGCTTGGAGGAGACAGAGCTGAAACTTAATGAGGCAAAGGAAGCTTGCACCTCTGCCACTCTTCCGCTCTCTGACGTAACTCACAATGAActtaaaataatctacagtgGTCTCGAGACCCCGACCATTGAACATTCCAATGACAATGCAATAAGTGGCTGCGTCTCTGATGTAAACCAGGCAGGAGCTTGCTTATGTTCAGTTAACCCAGCCTACCAGTACATTGTTGCAGCCGGAGACAACACAGACAGGTTAGTGTCAGTGATCCAGGTCCTGGAGAACAAGCTGCATGTGACCGAGGAGAAACTAAGAGACATTACCCAGAGACTGGGGGAACCACAGGGTCAGTGGAGCAGCAGTGCTGCTGCCGACCCCCATATTCGCTCCCAACTAACCCAGAGTCGGGCTGCAACCCAACGACTCAGccttttgctccacaaccaggCCAAGCAGAGCAGGCGCTTTGCCCTGGAGACGGAAGGCCGAACCAAGGTGCTGGGTAGGCAGTGTCAAGCAGCTCTAGCCACTATTGAAGCCTGCAGAGAGAGGATCCAAGCACTGCTGAGGAAACctgtaggtaacagcaggcctGACTTAGAAGCAGTGCTCTGTGCCCTGGAGATGCAGATGATCACCGCTGCAGCCTGCCTTAGGCAAGGAGAAAGAACTGCAGATGACCAACTGCGTGAATGCCGCCAAGCTCAAAAGGAGGAGGAAGGCTTGATTGAAGCCAAGACAGATGAGAGGGAGGAGCAAATGTGTGCCATGGATGATGAAGCTGGACAGGGAATGTTTAGCAGGGTGTTAACCCTGGAAGCATCTGTGTTAGAGAAAATTGCATCAATCCTGCAAAtccaagacaacatattttgCCAGACCAGTGACCTGCTTAGTTTAGATGGTGATGCAGCACATGCTTACACTGATGTGCTTTCTAAATGGATGGCACTCGAAACAGAGCATGGCAAACCAGTAAGTGGTGACACTGTGACAGAGGAGAGTACCATTGCCAGGGTCTGTGTCAGAGCCGAGCTGGCCTACATTGCTCTGACCTTACAGCGTCGCTACCAGGGGGAGCCTCTCCCTTCAGACTCCAATAACCCAACCAGGCTGGGTTCTCAGCCAGAGGAACTGTTTGGTGGTGCTGGGGATAACAAACTGAGCTTTGGTTGGGCCAGGTGTCTGGCTGATGTCAGTCCACCAGAACTGGCTCCTTATGAGGAACAACTGCAGCTGGAGTCCAGAGACCTTGTAGACAACTTGCTGCAAAGGGATCAGTCAGTCCAGAGTGGGAACAAGGCTGAGATACAACCTGACCAGACCGAAAGACTTGCAGCCAATCTACAGAAAAGGGCCAATTTCTTGCGCCAACTGAGCCAGGAGATCTCCAGCAGCAGTCCCACAGAGGGGGAGAGTAGTGCTGTGACACAGAGATGTTGGTTGAATAGCTTGGAATTTTTTACAACACTGCTGGCCCGAACCGAGATGACCTACGTGGTCTTGCGTTTGCAGGTGGATTATGACCAGGAGCTACAGCGATACAAGGAGGCATGTGACAACCTGCAGACAATGTGTCAGGAGCAGGAGGCAACGCTGACCAAGGAGCGCTGCGCATTTAGTCACAACCTGTCACGACTGGAGGAAGACTGCCAAGCCATCAAGGAGAAGCTGGAGCAAGCTGAGCAAATGAGAGCTGCTTCAGAGAGTGAGTCCCAAAGGAAGGTGGGTGCACTCTTAGCAGACATCGAGAGCATTGAGTATTGCCACGAGGAGCAGGTGGAGAAGCTGGAGAAAGTGTTCCAAGGGAAGATACAGGAGCTCCAAAATATCCATGAGGAGGAAATGATACGTCTTCATAGCCACCATGCTTGTTCCACCTGTGTTGTAACCGATACACAACATGAGTCCCGCTCATCACAGACAACCCCTCTTCCTGAGAAAGCCACTTCCTACCTGGACTTTAAAATAGATTCTGCCATATTGACAGAGGGACTAAATCTGGATGGAGACAGTGAAATGGACCCGGTGTCCATGGCAACAATGAAGGAGCGTATACATGAGCTTGAGACGCAGGTGAACACAATGGAAGAAGAGGCAGGAAGCAGGAATTTGCAAAGGCATGAAGTTGCCATGAGGGAAGCTTACCAGAGAGACCTGGAAAACTTCAAGGTATAACACAGACCACACAGAATTATCAACATGTATACACATTATTATGTAAATACCAATGCTTTAATATGCATCACTTCAAATGTcattccaaatacatttataataaaaatagatGTTGGAATGTAAATGGGTATACCTTATGGAAGCGTGTGAAAACCATTCCTTACAGGCATCTTGTGAGCGAGGCTTCACTGCCATGGAAGCAGTACATCAGAAGCTGGTGGAGGACCTCCAGCGGCAGCACCAGAGGGAGGTGACCACACTTCTGCAGGAGAGAGACCGTCTATTGGAAGAGGAGACTGCTGCCACCGTTGCAGGTAAAACCACTGGGCCATACATCCccatttccataaaagttgggacgctgcgtaaaatgcaaataaaaacagaatgcaatgatgtgcaaatcattaatccctttatttaattcaaaatagtacaaagacaacatatcaaatgttgaaattgagaaaagttgttgtttttgaaaaaagaatgccaattttgaatttgatgctttttcaaaaaaagttgggacggcatgtttaccattgtgttgcatcacctcttttaacaatactctgtaagcatttgggaagtgcatttcataatgcag
This is a stretch of genomic DNA from Esox lucius isolate fEsoLuc1 chromosome 11, fEsoLuc1.pri, whole genome shotgun sequence. It encodes these proteins:
- the LOC105029103 gene encoding plectin isoform X3, with product MSKKQNVTVCFVSVFFIIVFYRYFIGWQETLVVHPKTNKLTEKKRKGDTVTSQEPEPAKVAVTSGVDQLDRKNSFSSKSSVDSAGSVSSSYSSCPSCTISRSASSSVSNSVSDSASRRCTSKATVEKTLTSRPWRYQEEMQPQRIEGGRARTLSSSRSSPSISSYSTVSASSPSISSSASLSQLSKTNSRDNAKQVHLFSGPKSRTESGYSSLEKKAPALDTHQPSSSMSNLSPRDPTRRSQVMDQLEGDHVDNMDTSSSSESASSSASFSKTNSTRQTRSSRLPINKKQEQSLDSAVRRSTTDVSKSSMPRYRRSKSLDRRAADATPDLLNFKKGWMTKLAENGQWKKHWFVLTDHTLRFYRDAVAEEAADMLGEVNLSTCFDITDYPVQRNYGFQIHTADGVITLCAVTSGTRRNWVQAVMKNIRPTVAPDVTSSFSEQNVPPVLQDQTPNEMRSAEEDGDTDQRKNSKIRDRRREGRYKTFDWADFSRQKSKEEAEPRRQTLPLAGWDNKASGSPYPSSSSPASSPVASCYSSMASSSASQCLRETATYQEVEGKDEKTAPPMLTQATSTVTSLKETSDAETKTPTRTPTLHTQNKYFQRSASELDSGSTFPTPDMSVGHGDAVYIPTDAPVNVPSVDLSDCLVNRTSVNPGEGLGNVQMETTPVRQEGQSVNPISYSDQSPEEMEQSSDPQTLPLVKENGLLISSNPSSSAQACAWQRLQKLNQDLRFELEAQRSSQEEAQETELQRRAELIALQARALSAGEAASLACAELEQERQRFREMQEEGERDRRQEVERLRQRLQEVTTRLRATLEAQSIKEERLQKHLGLLQESQERERGRLGASLAHSECRMQDLQERLQRAEQQVETLQKGQVQDQPWAKKGEVAEAQQQLQEELARTLAAVERLQREGEQLETRCQELQNQLAEADGEVGRLRSRLQTEETDYYNLEHSYERVCEELQQALGQAQDRETAARESYNRLLERKEQELSEALVKMAALGSSLEETELKLNEAKEACTSATLPLSDVTHNELKIIYSGLETPTIEHSNDNAISGCVSDVNQAGACLCSVNPAYQYIVAAGDNTDRLVSVIQVLENKLHVTEEKLRDITQRLGEPQGQWSSSAAADPHIRSQLTQSRAATQRLSLLLHNQAKQSRRFALETEGRTKVLGRQCQAALATIEACRERIQALLRKPVGNSRPDLEAVLCALEMQMITAAACLRQGERTADDQLRECRQAQKEEEGLIEAKTDEREEQMCAMDDEAGQGMFSRVLTLEASVLEKIASILQIQDNIFCQTSDLLSLDGDAAHAYTDVLSKWMALETEHGKPVSGDTVTEESTIARVCVRAELAYIALTLQRRYQGEPLPSDSNNPTRLGSQPEELFGGAGDNKLSFGWARCLADVSPPELAPYEEQLQLESRDLVDNLLQRDQSVQSGNKAEIQPDQTERLAANLQKRANFLRQLSQEISSSSPTEGESSAVTQRCWLNSLEFFTTLLARTEMTYVVLRLQVDYDQELQRYKEACDNLQTMCQEQEATLTKERCAFSHNLSRLEEDCQAIKEKLEQAEQMRAASESESQRKVGALLADIESIEYCHEEQVEKLEKVFQGKIQELQNIHEEEMIRLHSHHACSTCVVTDTQHESRSSQTTPLPEKATSYLDFKIDSAILTEGLNLDGDSEMDPVSMATMKERIHELETQVNTMEEEAGSRNLQRHEVAMREAYQRDLENFKASCERGFTAMEAVHQKLVEDLQRQHQREVTTLLQERDRLLEEETAATVAAIEVMRNAHQEELERSQRSQLSRGSSEITALRSEYEVELQSLHRELEVLSDQYSQKCLESAQQNQAFEAQRQALLKCQKEKQELSTHKQELTQKLTEEISQMHSRFSGELSTTAFQGKDLYELEVILRVRDTELQWLKQETQSLKEELKAALRDKEYTTDKLKALYAEFDVSRFKVQCDITKSQDEVRTATGSPSDEECSVNSPTAAPAYGIGTSTNNPDFLKERSTLTRQIRVGRSKSLKEGLSVQERMKLFEPMD